AAACTCCATCGTCGTTGCCGGATTGTCTACGCTGGGCAGCTATGGCAAATGATTGCCCCACCACAGAGAGGCTGCATTCCTGTTGGAATCATTTTTCAACAATCTGGATTCAGAAATCTCAAAGTGCATTTTTATCTTACCTTATAGAGTGATCTTGCATTGCCGAATATGAAATCGATTGATCCTTGAACCATACACTTGAAGAAAAAGTGTGTTCCAGTTTCATCCAAGAGGGTATCCTGTGAGCCTATAAATCTGGATTTGTACAACACAGAGTGGTCACCGGATATTCTGAAAGCGACAGCTTGATTTCCTCGAGCTCCGGCATGAAACTGCACCGTGTTCTGCCAAGAAAAAACCTCGAGTTTGAGCTGAGCTGAGTATTTGAGAACTGGATGGTTAAAATGGTGTTATTACCTGAAAAGTGATCCCTGCAGCGCAAAAGTAGTCTGATTCTACTGTGACAGAGGCTGATCCAAACGTTCCAATCTCAGCGCCATTCTCATCCACGCTCGAAGCTTTGTCGTGCCATGCGATGACGGTTGCGTCTGCCTTTTCGGGGTCTCCGATGAAGGAAATATATGGCTTCGTTGCAGGAACATGAACCTTTTCACTGTTTATGGTAAACACAATCTAGAATAAGACTATTTTTGGTATACAATTAAGATGGAGGGAATGAAAACTAACTTATGAAAAAAACCACCCACTACACAAACAACTCCCCACGTCGGACACATCCATGCATGTatggaaattaaataagaaaaataagtgAGTGtgtattgaaattgaaattaaaaccTATAGAGTCCAGGAAGAATATGTATTTTGATTCTCTCCAGATTGTGATGAGGCACCATATCAACTGCAGCTTGAACTGTCAAACagtctccttttccatttttatCGACGATGATGACGCCCTTCTT
This genomic interval from Salvia miltiorrhiza cultivar Shanhuang (shh) unplaced genomic scaffold, IMPLAD_Smil_shh fragScaff_scaffold_8_1, whole genome shotgun sequence contains the following:
- the LOC131003201 gene encoding pectinesterase QRT1-like, translating into MRYDISAKLYIFLFPLNDNSSIISPMKRPWYLSVFFWLILLSEMGFAKKRSYISWDDLEVESEKLHGRNAGKKGVIIVDKNGKGDCLTVQAAVDMVPHHNLERIKIHILPGLYSEKVHVPATKPYISFIGDPEKADATVIAWHDKASSVDENGAEIGTFGSASVTVESDYFCAAGITFQNTVQFHAGARGNQAVAFRISGDHSVLYKSRFIGSQDTLLDETGTHFFFKCMVQGSIDFIFGNARSLYKECSLSVVGQSFAIAAQRRQSGNDDGVFSFVNCTVHGAGAVFLGRAWGEYSRIIYAYSELDIDVKPQGWDDWGKPSRQKTVLFGEYMCRGKGADRSGRVAWSKALTRQEAQPYLDSTFIAAKQWLRL